The following proteins come from a genomic window of Heyndrickxia acidicola:
- a CDS encoding ECF transporter S component, whose amino-acid sequence MRKVNLRSTVGIAALSSLACLLMLIKFPIPPFPSYLTVDFSDIPALIAALVFGPIGAVLVELIKNIINYLMVSSDVGIPIGNAANFVSGLLFVLPTYYIYRHLKTKKGMTIGLIAGTVSLAVLMSVLNYFVILPAYFVLANLHIPNVKSYIIAGILPFNIIKGFIVTLVFMLIFTRLQGWIEKRSVI is encoded by the coding sequence ATGAGGAAAGTAAATCTTAGATCGACCGTGGGAATAGCGGCGTTAAGCAGTCTGGCATGTCTGCTGATGCTGATTAAATTCCCCATACCGCCATTCCCTTCCTATTTGACAGTTGATTTTAGCGATATTCCCGCTTTAATAGCTGCTTTGGTGTTTGGACCGATTGGCGCAGTACTTGTTGAATTGATAAAAAATATCATAAATTATCTGATGGTAAGCAGTGATGTAGGCATACCGATTGGAAATGCTGCAAATTTTGTGTCAGGACTTCTTTTTGTATTGCCGACTTACTATATCTATAGGCATTTAAAAACCAAAAAAGGAATGACAATCGGATTAATAGCAGGAACTGTTTCACTGGCAGTGTTAATGAGTGTACTAAACTATTTTGTAATCCTGCCAGCCTATTTTGTTCTTGCGAATTTGCATATTCCGAACGTTAAAAGCTACATTATTGCTGGTATTTTACCGTTTAATATCATAAAAGGATTTATTGTTACACTTGTTTTCATGCTTATTTTTACACGTTTGCAGGGATGGATTGAAAAGCGATCCGTTATCTAA
- a CDS encoding ferredoxin has product MAKFTIVDKDTCIACGACGAAAPDIYDYDDEGLAYVILDDNKGIAEVPEILEEDLLDAFEGCPTESIKMADETFDGDPLKFE; this is encoded by the coding sequence ATGGCTAAATTTACAATCGTTGATAAAGATACTTGTATCGCTTGCGGTGCTTGCGGTGCCGCAGCTCCAGATATTTATGATTACGATGATGAAGGTCTTGCCTATGTTATTTTAGACGATAACAAAGGGATAGCGGAAGTTCCGGAAATACTCGAGGAAGACCTTCTTGATGCGTTTGAAGGCTGCCCGACTGAATCTATCAAAATGGCAGATGAAACCTTTGATGGTGACCCATTAAAATTTGAATAG
- a CDS encoding helix-turn-helix domain-containing protein, translated as MTFLDAVILWSLNKVKNERTIYSIYHLLKGKKSSQTIQDAHIFQLGHLFQTYPFLSREAYAAIIKNLRKQMLLEENDSHALLTQKGLDQIKVFFLHHPFPKQINGLKYQDTANLLWKRLSLTIQVMSNLVNNENHYYPIQRDEALLRWMKGFLQNKALPKEELSGQLYKELTNFLSENPPEDPEILVIRLTGYQHIGKTMKQASEYLNMEESEYWYRFLHLLHSLIQKVTETPDQYLILHKVIADSYQEIAWTRSTQKTYDLLKKQYTVSEIAEMRNLKTSTIEDHIIEIALNEPEFQIDMYLDKKMEQNIFLASQTLGLKRLKPIKEAVKNASYFQIRLALAKRGQIHEHATST; from the coding sequence ATGACTTTTTTGGATGCTGTCATTCTTTGGTCCTTAAATAAAGTCAAAAACGAAAGGACCATTTATTCAATTTACCACTTATTAAAAGGGAAAAAATCCTCCCAAACCATCCAGGATGCTCATATCTTTCAATTGGGGCACCTTTTTCAAACCTATCCTTTTCTTTCAAGAGAAGCCTATGCCGCAATAATTAAAAACTTGCGTAAACAAATGTTACTTGAAGAAAATGATTCGCATGCCTTGCTAACTCAAAAAGGACTTGATCAAATAAAGGTTTTTTTTCTTCACCATCCTTTCCCAAAGCAGATAAATGGCTTGAAATATCAGGATACGGCTAATTTACTTTGGAAAAGATTAAGTTTAACCATACAGGTTATGTCTAATCTGGTTAATAACGAAAACCATTATTATCCTATTCAAAGAGACGAAGCATTACTTCGTTGGATGAAGGGCTTTTTGCAGAACAAGGCTCTTCCAAAAGAAGAGCTTTCTGGACAATTGTATAAGGAACTAACGAATTTTTTATCTGAGAATCCCCCTGAGGATCCGGAAATTTTAGTAATTCGTTTGACAGGCTATCAACATATTGGCAAAACGATGAAACAGGCTTCAGAATATTTGAATATGGAGGAATCCGAGTATTGGTATCGTTTTTTGCATCTGCTCCATTCGCTTATTCAAAAAGTAACAGAAACACCTGATCAGTATCTGATTCTTCATAAGGTGATAGCAGATTCATATCAGGAAATCGCTTGGACACGTTCCACACAAAAAACATATGACTTATTAAAAAAACAATACACAGTCAGTGAAATTGCGGAAATGAGAAACCTTAAAACCAGTACAATTGAAGACCATATCATAGAAATTGCATTAAATGAACCGGAATTTCAAATTGATATGTATTTGGATAAAAAAATGGAACAAAATATTTTTCTTGCCTCGCAGACTCTGGGCCTTAAAAGATTAAAGCCGATTAAAGAAGCCGTTAAAAATGCTTCCTATTTTCAGATCAGGCTGGCTTTGGCAAAAAGGGGACAGATACATGAACATGCAACAAGCACTTAA
- a CDS encoding RecQ family ATP-dependent DNA helicase, whose amino-acid sequence MNMQQALKQHFGYESFREGQKEVVTSVLNGHHTLALLPTGTGKSLCYQLPGYMLKGSVLIVSPLLSLMQDQVEQLRVQGEKKAVALNSFLSPAERKNVLDSLENYRFIYISPEMLSNPYVIEKCSRLMISLFVIDEAHCISQWGYDFRTDYLKLGQIRKQLNNPVTLALTATATEQVREDIIRLLELDPVDEWVFSVDRPNIAIQVEELDHFEAKTEKLMNLVNSLKKPRIVYFTSKKMAEEMALLLKQQGIKADAYHGGMEQEQRLLIQQQFLYGQLDVICATSAFGMGINKGDIRFVIHFHLPQQMESYLQEIGRAGRDGKPSVAILLYSPGDDSLPLSMIENELPEEYQIEAYYLNPERSLEIGLTDVQERFLRFYQILSSHTAETVRQVKKIRSERIAYKIGKFKEVKAWLNSNSCRRKGILSYFNEKAPLRILNCCDQCGVNLDHYSANEGEDSEIPIESWEMTLRRLLLRK is encoded by the coding sequence ATGAACATGCAACAAGCACTTAAACAGCATTTTGGATACGAAAGCTTCCGTGAAGGACAGAAAGAAGTTGTTACTTCCGTTTTAAATGGACATCATACTCTTGCGTTACTTCCTACAGGTACAGGGAAGTCATTGTGCTACCAGCTTCCAGGATATATGTTAAAGGGTTCTGTTCTAATTGTATCGCCGCTGCTCTCATTGATGCAGGATCAGGTGGAGCAGCTAAGAGTACAGGGGGAGAAAAAAGCGGTGGCTTTAAATTCATTTTTATCGCCTGCTGAAAGGAAAAATGTGTTAGATTCTTTAGAGAATTACCGTTTTATTTATATATCTCCTGAGATGCTCTCAAATCCCTATGTAATTGAAAAATGCAGCAGGCTAATGATTTCTTTGTTTGTTATTGATGAAGCACATTGTATCTCTCAATGGGGATACGACTTTCGTACGGATTATTTAAAACTTGGGCAAATCAGAAAGCAGCTTAATAATCCTGTCACTCTTGCTTTAACAGCAACGGCAACTGAACAAGTGCGAGAGGATATTATCAGGCTTTTAGAGCTGGATCCTGTTGATGAATGGGTATTTTCAGTGGACAGACCCAATATTGCTATCCAAGTGGAGGAGCTTGACCATTTTGAAGCGAAGACAGAGAAATTAATGAATCTTGTTAACAGTTTAAAAAAACCGAGAATTGTTTATTTTACAAGTAAAAAAATGGCCGAAGAAATGGCACTGCTCCTTAAACAGCAAGGAATTAAGGCGGATGCCTATCATGGAGGAATGGAGCAGGAGCAAAGACTTTTAATTCAACAGCAATTTCTATATGGGCAGTTAGATGTTATTTGCGCCACAAGCGCTTTTGGAATGGGAATCAATAAAGGGGATATTCGTTTTGTCATTCATTTTCATTTGCCTCAGCAGATGGAATCCTACCTCCAGGAAATTGGACGCGCAGGAAGGGATGGGAAACCGAGTGTTGCGATTCTGTTATATAGCCCCGGAGACGATTCCTTGCCTTTATCCATGATTGAAAATGAACTTCCTGAAGAATATCAAATTGAAGCGTATTATCTCAATCCTGAGAGAAGTCTTGAAATAGGCCTGACAGATGTTCAGGAACGTTTTTTACGTTTTTATCAAATACTTTCTTCTCATACTGCTGAAACAGTGAGGCAGGTAAAAAAGATAAGGTCTGAGAGAATAGCGTATAAGATAGGAAAGTTCAAAGAAGTGAAGGCATGGTTAAATTCCAACAGCTGCCGGCGTAAGGGGATATTAAGCTATTTCAATGAGAAAGCTCCTTTACGTATATTGAACTGCTGCGATCAATGCGGTGTAAATTTGGATCACTACAGTGCCAATGAAGGGGAAGATAGTGAAATTCCGATTGAGTCTTGGGAAATGACGCTTAGAAGGCTATTGTTAAGAAAGTGA
- a CDS encoding CPBP family intramembrane glutamic endopeptidase, with protein sequence MKKKKSQSEIIQQLTDRELNFHLIYTQFALLTISVISGIFLFKDLSTFFELIRFDSSIYSMGISSGAAVVLLDMLLMKWVPGHYYHDGGINERIFKRRSFSGIFFLTLLIAFSEEILFRGIIQTHFGWIAASLIFAIVHIRYWGHWFLIVNILILSFWIGGIYEYSHHNLLTVIVMHFVIDFFSGLLIKYKRDR encoded by the coding sequence ATGAAAAAAAAGAAAAGCCAATCTGAAATAATACAGCAGTTAACAGATAGAGAACTGAATTTTCACTTAATTTATACTCAATTTGCACTATTAACGATTTCGGTAATTTCAGGTATATTTTTATTTAAAGATTTATCGACATTTTTTGAACTTATTCGGTTTGATTCTTCTATTTACAGTATGGGCATTTCCAGCGGTGCTGCAGTAGTGCTGCTTGACATGTTATTAATGAAATGGGTTCCAGGGCATTACTATCACGATGGAGGGATTAATGAGAGAATCTTTAAAAGGAGAAGCTTTAGTGGTATCTTTTTTCTGACATTGCTCATTGCCTTTTCTGAGGAAATATTATTCCGAGGCATCATCCAGACACATTTTGGCTGGATTGCAGCAAGCTTAATCTTTGCAATCGTCCATATCCGCTATTGGGGGCACTGGTTTTTAATTGTCAATATTTTGATCTTAAGCTTTTGGATAGGCGGTATCTATGAATATTCTCATCATAATCTTTTGACGGTTATAGTCATGCATTTTGTCATTGATTTTTTTTCTGGACTATTAATTAAATACAAAAGAGACAGATAG